A portion of the Blautia hansenii DSM 20583 genome contains these proteins:
- the hutG gene encoding formimidoylglutamase — protein sequence MLLTNYVSAMEYWKGRVDSTTDYDAFRWHQWVKPLDLNQQEELPESKLAFAFIGFCSEQGVKRNKGRVGTALAPDFIRGQMSNLPCTFSQEVKFYDAGNILCDEISMEEGQRLLGLAVEKLLEMKMFPIVLGGGHETTFGHFQGQMADLKKENHPLDMGIINFDAHFDLRPYDNGPSSGSMFRQIADIYKKENAEYRYLPLGIQEHSNTVSLFKYAKALGANYILAKEIQNSNFSTVLEKVDTFLYKCNSAYITICTDVFSSAFAPGVSATQALGLDPEVVLPIIKHILRTRKIRGFDICEISPRFDQDNTTAKLGAVIIFAVVNTLCKLNDLSLEMLDE from the coding sequence ATGTTATTGACGAACTATGTAAGTGCCATGGAATACTGGAAGGGGCGTGTAGACAGCACCACAGATTATGATGCCTTTCGATGGCATCAATGGGTGAAACCTTTAGACTTAAATCAACAGGAAGAGCTGCCGGAAAGTAAGCTGGCCTTTGCCTTTATCGGCTTTTGCAGTGAGCAGGGGGTAAAGCGGAATAAAGGACGTGTGGGAACGGCTTTGGCTCCGGATTTTATCAGAGGTCAGATGTCAAATCTTCCGTGTACTTTTTCGCAGGAGGTAAAATTTTACGATGCAGGAAACATTCTCTGCGATGAAATTTCTATGGAAGAGGGACAAAGACTTTTAGGTCTGGCAGTGGAAAAGCTTTTGGAAATGAAGATGTTTCCTATTGTACTGGGAGGAGGTCATGAGACCACTTTCGGACATTTTCAGGGACAAATGGCAGATTTAAAAAAGGAAAATCATCCATTGGACATGGGAATTATCAATTTTGACGCACATTTTGATTTGAGACCCTATGATAATGGACCGTCCTCCGGTTCTATGTTTCGTCAGATTGCCGATATTTATAAGAAGGAAAATGCAGAGTACCGCTATTTGCCCCTTGGTATTCAGGAACACAGCAATACAGTGAGTTTGTTTAAATATGCCAAAGCGTTGGGGGCAAATTATATTTTGGCGAAAGAGATACAAAATTCTAATTTTTCTACGGTATTGGAAAAGGTAGACACTTTTTTGTATAAGTGTAATTCTGCCTATATTACCATTTGCACAGACGTATTTTCTTCTGCATTTGCGCCGGGAGTCAGCGCTACACAGGCTTTAGGATTGGATCCGGAGGTGGTGCTTCCTATTATCAAACATATTTTACGCACACGTAAAATCCGAGGATTTGATATCTGTGAGATTTCTCCCCGTTTTGATCAGGATAATACTACTGCAAAATTAGGGGCAGTTATTATCTTTGCCGTGGTAAATACGTTATGTAAGTTAAATGATTTGTCTTTGGAGATGCTGGATGAATAA
- a CDS encoding DUF4956 domain-containing protein, with amino-acid sequence MLNHLFKGIFDTSTTEVIAVSDFLLCVCCALIIGLFLAFAYMYRIRYTKSFVATLAVLPAVVCVVIMMVNGNVGAGVAVAGAFSLVRFRSVPGSAKEIGAIFLAMGTGLVVGMGYLGYGILVALLLGSVNMIYNCVGFGAGKKAELYKTLHITIPEDLDYTGVFEEILQTYTSQYEVVRVKTTNMGSLFKLTYNLTLKNKEQEKEFIDELRCRNGNLEITMSKQETAIGEL; translated from the coding sequence ATGCTTAATCATTTGTTTAAAGGAATTTTTGATACAAGTACAACGGAGGTAATTGCAGTATCTGATTTTCTTCTGTGTGTGTGTTGTGCCTTGATAATCGGTCTGTTTCTGGCATTTGCCTATATGTACCGTATCCGCTATACGAAAAGCTTTGTGGCAACCTTAGCTGTGCTGCCTGCTGTTGTATGTGTAGTAATTATGATGGTAAACGGGAATGTAGGTGCTGGTGTAGCTGTTGCAGGAGCATTTAGTCTGGTGCGGTTTCGTTCTGTGCCCGGCTCAGCAAAGGAAATCGGAGCAATCTTTCTTGCAATGGGAACCGGTTTAGTAGTAGGAATGGGCTATTTAGGATATGGGATTTTAGTAGCTCTCTTATTGGGCAGTGTCAATATGATTTATAATTGTGTTGGCTTTGGTGCAGGGAAGAAAGCGGAATTATATAAGACATTACATATTACAATTCCGGAGGACTTGGATTATACAGGAGTTTTTGAGGAGATTTTACAGACATACACCTCTCAATATGAGGTTGTTCGAGTGAAAACCACAAATATGGGAAGCTTATTTAAACTTACTTATAATTTGACTTTAAAAAACAAAGAACAGGAAAAAGAGTTTATTGACGAATTGCGTTGCCGAAATGGAAATTTGGAAATTACCATGTCAAAGCAGGAAACGGCAATCGGAGAATTATAA
- a CDS encoding ABC transporter ATP-binding protein: protein MLKIKDLKKSYDLFQLDVSFEIPRGCITGLIGANGAGKSTIFKGILDLISIDGGTIEIFGKDYKTLSKKEKEKLGVVLAESGFSGFLTVQDVAKILENMYSQFDKAMFFDYCKRYQLPLKKQIKEFSTGMKAKLKILTAISHKAEFLLLDEPTTGLDVLAREDLLSMLREYMEENENRTILISSHISTDLEGLCDDLYMIDNGKVVLHEEIDTLLGQYGLLKISSEQYDTLDKNYLLRKKRESWGYACLTNQKQFYLENYPSYTMEKGSIDEVITMMIKGEKI, encoded by the coding sequence ATGCTGAAAATAAAAGATTTGAAAAAATCCTATGATTTATTCCAACTGGACGTGTCTTTTGAAATCCCAAGAGGCTGTATCACCGGCTTAATTGGGGCAAACGGAGCAGGGAAAAGTACAATTTTCAAAGGGATTTTAGATTTGATTTCCATAGACGGAGGAACGATTGAAATTTTTGGAAAAGATTATAAAACTCTTTCCAAGAAAGAAAAGGAAAAACTGGGTGTTGTACTGGCTGAGTCAGGATTTAGTGGATTTTTGACGGTTCAGGATGTGGCAAAGATACTGGAGAATATGTATTCCCAATTTGATAAAGCCATGTTTTTCGATTATTGCAAACGGTATCAATTACCTTTAAAGAAACAGATAAAAGAATTTTCCACGGGAATGAAAGCAAAGCTGAAAATTTTAACTGCAATTTCTCATAAAGCAGAATTTTTGCTTTTGGATGAACCTACCACAGGCTTGGACGTTTTGGCAAGAGAGGACTTGCTTTCCATGCTCAGGGAATACATGGAGGAAAATGAAAACAGAACAATTTTAATCAGCTCACATATTTCCACAGACTTAGAGGGTTTATGTGATGATTTGTATATGATTGATAATGGAAAAGTAGTGCTCCATGAGGAAATTGACACGCTGCTGGGACAGTATGGATTATTGAAGATTTCTTCTGAGCAGTACGACACCTTAGATAAAAACTATTTGCTTCGGAAAAAGAGAGAAAGCTGGGGATATGCCTGTCTGACCAATCAAAAGCAGTTTTATCTTGAAAATTATCCTTCTTATACAATGGAAAAGGGAAGCATAGATGAGGTAATTACTATGATGATAAAAGGAGAAAAGATATGA
- a CDS encoding DUF4177 domain-containing protein produces MKKVDFVKIKAEFWGFGFGKGTSYGFNKAEDIIRERIENGWEFCGYIPIEMRGTGEIQSISLIFQYEE; encoded by the coding sequence ATGAAAAAAGTTGATTTTGTAAAAATAAAAGCTGAATTTTGGGGTTTTGGTTTTGGAAAAGGAACAAGCTATGGATTTAATAAAGCAGAAGACATTATCCGTGAGCGTATAGAAAACGGCTGGGAATTTTGTGGATACATTCCCATTGAAATGCGAGGAACAGGCGAAATACAGAGCATATCTCTTATTTTTCAATACGAAGAATAA
- a CDS encoding response regulator transcription factor, producing the protein MRLLLAEDEKALSKALTAILERNNYSVDAVYDGQAALEYLEADNYDGVILDIMMPKIDGITVLKEIRKKGNLIPVLLLTAKSEVDDKVEGLDAGANDYLAKPFHSKELLARIRAMTRVQTGQTGSILKMGNVTLNRAAFELSTSKGSFRLANKEFQMIELMMSNPGVLISAERFMEKIWGYDSEAEINVVWVYISYLRKKLAALQADIQIKVTRSVGYSLEEIK; encoded by the coding sequence ATGAGATTATTACTTGCAGAAGATGAAAAAGCACTCTCAAAAGCGCTTACTGCAATTTTAGAAAGAAATAATTATTCCGTAGATGCTGTTTATGACGGACAGGCGGCTTTGGAATATCTGGAGGCAGATAATTATGATGGTGTTATTCTTGATATTATGATGCCCAAAATAGATGGAATTACGGTGTTAAAAGAAATCCGAAAGAAGGGGAATTTAATTCCTGTTTTGTTATTGACAGCAAAATCTGAAGTGGATGATAAGGTAGAAGGCTTAGATGCCGGAGCCAATGATTATCTTGCAAAGCCCTTTCATTCAAAAGAATTACTGGCACGAATTCGTGCTATGACACGTGTGCAGACAGGACAGACCGGTTCAATTCTTAAAATGGGGAATGTAACCTTAAATCGTGCAGCTTTTGAGCTTTCTACATCAAAAGGAAGCTTTCGACTGGCAAACAAAGAATTTCAGATGATAGAGCTTATGATGAGCAATCCGGGAGTTTTGATTTCAGCAGAACGATTTATGGAAAAAATCTGGGGATATGACAGTGAGGCAGAAATCAATGTAGTATGGGTATATATTTCTTATTTGAGAAAAAAGCTGGCTGCGTTACAGGCAGATATTCAAATTAAAGTTACCAGAAGTGTAGGATATTCTCTGGAGGAAATAAAATGA
- a CDS encoding GntR family transcriptional regulator yields MKIIINNSSMVPIYEQLMEQIKTMILNEELKEDEILPSVRSLAKELKISALTVKKAYDNLEQEGFTVTVHGKGTYVAAGNNAAKAEERRRELETDLENIIQKGKRYGISNEDIRSMFEMIMEDEEEC; encoded by the coding sequence ATGAAGATTATAATCAATAACTCATCGATGGTACCGATTTATGAACAGCTCATGGAGCAGATAAAAACAATGATTTTAAATGAAGAATTAAAAGAAGACGAGATTTTGCCTTCTGTGCGCTCTTTGGCAAAAGAATTAAAAATAAGCGCTCTTACTGTAAAAAAGGCGTATGACAATTTAGAGCAAGAAGGATTTACCGTTACGGTTCACGGAAAGGGCACTTATGTGGCAGCGGGAAATAACGCTGCAAAAGCAGAGGAACGAAGAAGGGAACTGGAGACGGACTTGGAAAATATTATTCAAAAAGGAAAAAGATATGGTATTTCCAATGAAGATATCCGTTCTATGTTTGAAATGATAATGGAGGATGAAGAAGAATGCTGA
- a CDS encoding ferritin, which translates to MLDAKVTELINTQINKEFYSAYLYLDFANFYKSKGLDGFYNWYMVQTQEERDHAMLFLKYLQNNNAEVTLEAVDKPHMTLEKLIDPLKAGLAHEEYVTGLINTIYDAAQSVKDFRTMQFLDWFIKEQGEEETNAHDLITKMELFGTDPKGLYMLDNELKARVYTAPSLVI; encoded by the coding sequence ATGTTAGACGCAAAAGTAACAGAACTGATCAATACACAAATCAATAAAGAATTTTACTCTGCATATCTTTATCTTGATTTTGCAAATTTTTATAAGAGCAAAGGTTTAGACGGATTTTATAATTGGTATATGGTGCAGACACAGGAAGAAAGAGACCATGCCATGTTGTTTCTGAAATATCTTCAGAACAATAATGCGGAAGTAACTCTGGAAGCGGTTGACAAGCCGCATATGACACTGGAAAAGCTGATAGATCCTTTAAAAGCAGGATTGGCTCACGAGGAGTATGTGACAGGACTAATCAATACCATTTATGATGCGGCTCAGAGTGTAAAGGATTTCAGAACCATGCAGTTTTTGGACTGGTTCATTAAAGAACAGGGAGAGGAAGAAACAAATGCTCATGATTTAATTACAAAGATGGAGTTATTTGGAACAGATCCAAAGGGACTTTATATGTTGGATAATGAATTGAAAGCCAGAGTGTATACAGCTCCTTCTTTGGTGATATAA
- a CDS encoding aldose 1-epimerase family protein gives MYTMENQYLKVKVCEKGAELQSIFDKEMGKEILWTADAKFWARRSPILFPNVGRHHENQYFYNGKVYEAIQHGFAKDMEFSCVEETENTLSFIIQDTEETKKYYPFSFALTITYKIQDRKLDVIWKVENKNTETMYFTIGGHPGFNVPILEDTCQTDYKLLFKNKGEVEYCQVYGMTGTADEKKTYKLPLEPYGEYEGCNVTETMFENDALIFDNSQLSCVGIGYPDGTPYIMMDCTGFTNFGIWSLPGAPYICLEPWMGRCDNYGFKDDISKKPDIVALKPEETFQHGYSVTIYNK, from the coding sequence ATGTATACAATGGAAAATCAATACTTAAAGGTAAAAGTATGTGAAAAAGGAGCAGAGCTGCAAAGCATTTTTGATAAAGAGATGGGAAAAGAAATTCTCTGGACAGCAGATGCAAAATTTTGGGCTCGCCGTTCTCCTATCTTATTTCCAAATGTAGGACGCCATCATGAAAACCAGTATTTTTATAATGGAAAGGTTTATGAAGCAATTCAGCATGGCTTTGCAAAAGATATGGAGTTTTCCTGTGTTGAAGAAACAGAGAATACCTTATCTTTTATAATTCAGGACACAGAGGAGACAAAGAAATATTATCCGTTTTCCTTTGCTTTAACTATTACATATAAAATTCAGGACAGAAAATTGGATGTAATCTGGAAAGTAGAAAATAAGAACACAGAAACCATGTACTTTACTATCGGAGGGCATCCGGGTTTTAATGTTCCGATTTTAGAAGATACTTGCCAGACAGATTATAAGCTGTTGTTTAAAAACAAAGGAGAAGTGGAGTATTGTCAGGTATACGGAATGACAGGTACTGCGGATGAGAAAAAAACATATAAGCTTCCTTTAGAGCCTTACGGTGAATATGAAGGCTGCAACGTTACAGAAACTATGTTTGAAAACGATGCTTTAATCTTTGACAATTCCCAGTTATCCTGTGTGGGAATTGGATATCCGGACGGAACACCGTATATTATGATGGACTGTACAGGATTTACAAATTTCGGAATTTGGAGTCTTCCGGGAGCGCCTTATATTTGTTTAGAGCCTTGGATGGGAAGATGTGATAATTACGGATTTAAAGATGACATTTCTAAAAAGCCGGATATTGTAGCATTGAAGCCGGAAGAAACCTTCCAGCATGGATACAGTGTAACCATATATAACAAATAA
- a CDS encoding FadR/GntR family transcriptional regulator produces MMNSTSDNEKSLPEKLSDDIVSYILNNHLKPNDKLPNESILAEKMGAGRSSIREAMKLLASRNIVTIRQGSGTYVASSPGVINDPLGFTFIENKQKLAEDLLAVRFLLEPSIAGMAAANASEQDIEKISELCKEVEELLLSGKNHTEKDIEFHTAIAMSSKNLVVPRLIPVINSSIPLFIQLTNSNLIQETIETHVDITEAIRNHDVIGAKDAMYLHLVYNRKRIFH; encoded by the coding sequence ATGATGAATTCTACAAGTGATAATGAAAAAAGTTTACCCGAAAAGCTGTCTGATGATATTGTTTCTTATATTTTGAATAATCATCTTAAACCAAATGATAAGCTCCCCAACGAGTCCATACTCGCTGAAAAAATGGGAGCAGGCCGCAGTTCTATCCGAGAAGCAATGAAATTATTGGCTTCTCGAAATATCGTAACCATTCGTCAGGGCTCCGGTACCTATGTTGCCTCTTCTCCAGGCGTAATCAATGACCCCCTTGGGTTTACATTTATAGAAAATAAGCAGAAACTTGCAGAGGATTTACTGGCAGTGCGTTTTCTTTTAGAACCCTCCATTGCGGGAATGGCTGCTGCAAATGCCTCAGAACAGGATATTGAAAAAATTTCCGAATTGTGTAAAGAAGTCGAAGAATTGCTCCTAAGCGGGAAAAATCATACAGAAAAAGATATTGAATTTCACACTGCCATTGCTATGAGCAGCAAAAATCTTGTTGTTCCCCGTCTTATTCCTGTTATCAACAGTTCTATTCCTCTTTTTATACAACTGACAAACAGTAATTTAATACAGGAAACAATCGAAACACATGTGGATATCACCGAAGCTATTCGAAACCATGATGTCATCGGCGCTAAAGATGCGATGTATCTGCATTTAGTATACAACCGCAAAAGAATTTTTCATTAG
- a CDS encoding sensor histidine kinase, with product MIAKLRKKLIFVSMVSLFIVLFVLILSIGILNYRKLVTDADHVLSILAENNGKFPEREEPKEPPKPEKNFSEKNHLLSPELPYESRYFSATVNKEGEVLSVEAGKIVTVNEETIIEYVQEVWQKGKQKGFIENYRFLLSRNDTEIRIIFLDCGRSLNTFRMFLFIAAFVSFLGFLAVCLLMIFLSAYIVKPFLENYEKQKRFITDAGHELKTPLTIIDADAEVLEMDFGENEWLSDIQNQTKRLTDLTNNLILLARMEEESMKLPMVEFPLSDVAEEVIGNFQTLAKAQNKFLHGKIQPMISMKGDEKAIRQLIGILLDNAVKYSDEKGEILLTVEVQRNHIFLSVFNTTEFINKKEIAHLFERFYRADKSRNSQTGGYGIGLSIAAATVRANKGKISAITEDEKSLRITAVFPNGKK from the coding sequence ATGATTGCAAAACTGCGGAAAAAATTGATTTTTGTGTCTATGGTTTCTCTTTTTATTGTTCTTTTTGTACTTATTCTTTCTATTGGAATTTTAAATTACAGAAAGCTTGTGACAGATGCGGACCATGTACTTTCTATTTTGGCAGAAAATAACGGAAAGTTTCCGGAAAGAGAAGAACCGAAGGAACCGCCAAAGCCTGAAAAAAATTTTTCTGAAAAAAACCACCTTCTTTCGCCGGAATTACCTTATGAGTCAAGATATTTTTCAGCAACTGTAAATAAAGAAGGAGAAGTGCTTTCTGTGGAAGCAGGGAAAATTGTCACGGTAAACGAGGAAACAATTATCGAATACGTACAGGAGGTTTGGCAGAAGGGAAAGCAAAAAGGCTTTATTGAAAACTATCGTTTTTTATTAAGCCGTAATGACACAGAAATACGTATTATTTTTTTAGACTGTGGAAGAAGCTTAAACACTTTTCGAATGTTTCTTTTTATTGCTGCTTTTGTGAGCTTTTTAGGATTTTTAGCAGTGTGTCTTTTAATGATTTTTTTATCTGCATATATTGTAAAACCGTTTTTAGAAAATTATGAAAAACAAAAGCGGTTTATCACCGATGCCGGACATGAATTGAAAACTCCTCTTACAATTATTGACGCAGATGCAGAGGTTTTAGAAATGGATTTCGGAGAAAATGAATGGCTCAGTGATATTCAAAATCAAACAAAAAGGCTGACAGATTTAACAAACAATTTGATTTTATTGGCACGTATGGAAGAGGAAAGTATGAAGCTTCCTATGGTAGAATTTCCTTTATCAGATGTGGCAGAAGAAGTTATAGGAAATTTCCAGACACTGGCAAAAGCTCAAAATAAATTTCTTCACGGAAAAATTCAGCCAATGATTTCTATGAAGGGAGATGAGAAAGCAATTCGCCAGTTAATCGGGATTTTACTGGATAATGCTGTGAAATATTCAGATGAAAAGGGAGAAATATTGCTGACTGTGGAAGTACAGAGAAATCACATTTTTCTTTCTGTTTTTAATACGACAGAATTTATAAATAAAAAAGAAATTGCTCATTTATTTGAGCGGTTTTATAGAGCGGATAAGTCTCGAAATTCGCAGACAGGGGGGTATGGCATCGGGCTCTCTATTGCCGCTGCCACAGTGCGTGCGAATAAAGGCAAAATTTCTGCAATTACAGAAGATGAAAAATCTCTTAGAATTACAGCGGTATTTCCAAATGGAAAAAAATAA
- a CDS encoding carbohydrate-binding domain-containing protein, protein MKKKVYMLLLALGTILLCSCQNQPVSESKSDGQTEENSVEIDLTGNSAECTSKAVEVSEGKVRITDEGTYTLSGTLEGSVIIDASNTDKVELILKNAEINSADFAAIYVLSADKVTITTEEETQNSLSNSGEYQNIDENQVDGVVFSKADLTLKGEGILNIQASYGHGIVSKDELIFSSGTYDITVASHGITGKDCVEITGGAYSITAGKDGIHAENKDDSNLGYLHIGDGEFTINAGDDGIHSASQVMIAGGKVDITNSYEGIEGLSIDITGGDIQITASDDGMNAAGGADGSSTGGKEEDIFAVTEGAYIQISGGTVSVNASGDGLDSNGDLTISGGKTYVSGSQEGSNGAVDYNGKGTITGGIFAAAGASGMAQNFQEASTQGAILISTEQQEAQSSVVLYDSEGKELLNWQPLKAYSSVLVSCPEIKEDGTYQLSAGNSSSEITMTGLIYGTEQMQGGAMGERKAPFEGGQMPEGQPGEPPEGQDNRMPPA, encoded by the coding sequence ATGAAGAAAAAAGTATATATGCTTCTGCTTGCTCTTGGAACGATATTGCTGTGTAGTTGCCAAAATCAACCGGTGTCAGAAAGCAAGTCTGACGGACAGACGGAAGAAAACAGCGTAGAGATTGACCTTACAGGAAACAGCGCAGAATGCACGTCAAAAGCAGTTGAAGTATCAGAAGGAAAGGTACGAATTACAGACGAGGGTACTTATACTTTGTCGGGAACATTGGAAGGAAGCGTTATCATTGATGCAAGTAATACCGATAAAGTAGAGTTAATATTAAAAAATGCGGAAATTAACAGCGCTGACTTTGCCGCTATTTATGTGCTGTCAGCGGATAAGGTTACAATTACGACAGAGGAGGAAACACAAAACAGTCTTTCGAATAGCGGAGAATATCAAAATATAGATGAAAATCAAGTAGACGGAGTTGTTTTTTCAAAAGCCGATTTAACTCTAAAAGGAGAAGGAATATTAAATATTCAGGCTTCTTATGGACACGGAATTGTGTCCAAGGATGAATTGATTTTCAGCAGCGGTACTTACGATATTACTGTAGCATCCCATGGAATTACAGGTAAGGACTGTGTAGAAATTACAGGTGGAGCTTATAGCATTACAGCAGGGAAAGACGGTATTCATGCAGAAAATAAGGATGACAGCAATTTGGGTTATCTCCATATAGGAGACGGAGAGTTTACGATAAATGCAGGAGATGACGGAATACACAGTGCGTCACAGGTTATGATTGCAGGCGGAAAAGTGGATATTACAAACAGCTATGAGGGAATAGAGGGACTGAGTATTGATATTACAGGAGGCGATATACAGATTACGGCAAGTGATGATGGAATGAATGCCGCAGGAGGAGCAGACGGCAGCAGTACAGGAGGAAAAGAGGAGGATATTTTTGCTGTTACAGAAGGCGCTTATATACAGATTTCAGGAGGAACTGTCTCAGTGAATGCTTCCGGAGACGGATTGGACTCTAACGGAGATTTGACGATTTCAGGAGGAAAAACTTATGTATCTGGTTCACAGGAGGGAAGTAACGGAGCAGTTGATTATAATGGAAAAGGTACAATAACCGGAGGTATTTTTGCTGCCGCAGGAGCATCGGGTATGGCACAGAATTTTCAGGAAGCTTCTACGCAGGGAGCAATATTGATTTCTACGGAACAGCAGGAAGCGCAAAGCTCTGTGGTTCTTTATGACAGCGAGGGAAAGGAATTGCTTAACTGGCAGCCTTTAAAGGCATATTCCAGTGTTCTTGTCAGTTGTCCGGAAATCAAGGAAGACGGCACTTATCAGCTAAGTGCAGGCAACAGCAGCAGTGAAATTACCATGACCGGTCTGATTTACGGAACAGAGCAAATGCAGGGAGGAGCTATGGGAGAAAGGAAAGCTCCTTTCGAGGGAGGACAAATGCCTGAGGGACAACCGGGAGAGCCACCAGAGGGGCAGGATAACAGAATGCCTCCGGCTTAA
- a CDS encoding flavodoxin family protein has product MKVLLLNGSPRKEGCTFTALNQIAESLNKQGIETEIFQAGNADMENVKEAAKKLETADGLIVGSPVYWASPTGQIIEFMDKLSSLAGKHMLYKPAAAIASARRAGTTATLEVLTKYFQFFQMPVISSNYWNMVHGNTPEEVMQDEEGLQIMRTLGTNMAWVLKCLEAGKNAGIKKPTPEEKIKTNFIR; this is encoded by the coding sequence ATGAAAGTATTATTATTAAACGGAAGTCCCAGAAAAGAAGGGTGTACTTTTACAGCATTAAATCAGATAGCAGAGTCATTAAACAAACAGGGAATAGAAACAGAAATTTTTCAGGCGGGAAATGCTGACATGGAAAATGTAAAAGAGGCTGCGAAAAAATTGGAAACAGCCGATGGACTGATTGTAGGTTCACCTGTATATTGGGCTTCTCCCACAGGACAGATTATAGAGTTTATGGATAAACTTTCTTCATTGGCAGGAAAGCACATGCTATATAAACCGGCGGCAGCTATCGCATCAGCAAGACGTGCGGGAACAACGGCAACCTTGGAGGTTCTTACAAAATATTTCCAATTTTTCCAGATGCCTGTCATTTCATCAAATTATTGGAATATGGTTCATGGAAATACACCGGAAGAAGTAATGCAGGACGAAGAAGGACTTCAAATTATGAGAACGCTGGGTACCAATATGGCATGGGTTTTAAAGTGTCTGGAAGCAGGAAAAAATGCCGGTATTAAGAAACCTACACCGGAAGAAAAAATCAAAACGAATTTTATAAGATAA
- a CDS encoding polyphosphate polymerase domain-containing protein — MAYQATFKRYELKYLLSKKEKEKVLEAMAAYMELDKYGRCTIRNIYLDTDNFRLIRRSLEKPVYKEKLRIRSYRRVEPQDTVFVELKKKYKSVVYKRRLVLSEKEVMESFRKETPLPLHSQIGDEIEYFREYYGHLYPAVFLSYEREAYFMKDGSDFRVTFDENILYRRENFSLGSSVYGTPLLEEGQTLMEIKTSGGIPLWMSQILTQCHIYKTSFSKYGLAYKNMIAEKIQGGIKYA, encoded by the coding sequence ATGGCATATCAAGCTACATTTAAAAGATACGAATTAAAGTATTTGCTGTCAAAGAAGGAAAAAGAAAAAGTTCTTGAGGCTATGGCAGCATATATGGAATTAGACAAATATGGAAGATGCACCATACGAAATATTTATTTGGACACAGATAATTTTCGTTTAATCAGACGTTCTTTGGAAAAACCGGTCTACAAGGAAAAGCTTAGAATACGCAGTTATCGCAGAGTAGAACCACAAGATACGGTGTTCGTAGAATTAAAAAAGAAATATAAGTCGGTTGTATATAAACGCAGACTGGTGCTTTCAGAAAAAGAAGTCATGGAAAGCTTTCGAAAGGAAACGCCATTACCGCTCCATTCACAAATCGGAGATGAAATTGAATATTTTCGGGAATATTACGGACATTTATATCCGGCTGTTTTCCTTTCTTACGAAAGAGAAGCTTATTTTATGAAAGATGGTTCTGATTTTCGTGTTACCTTTGATGAAAATATCTTGTACCGCAGAGAAAATTTTTCTCTTGGCAGTTCTGTTTACGGAACACCTCTTTTAGAAGAGGGTCAAACATTAATGGAAATTAAGACATCAGGGGGTATTCCTCTTTGGATGAGCCAAATTCTTACACAGTGCCATATTTATAAAACTTCATTTTCAAAATATGGACTGGCATATAAAAATATGATAGCCGAGAAAATACAGGGAGGAATAAAATATGCTTAA